A region from the Francisella orientalis FNO12 genome encodes:
- a CDS encoding UDP-N-acetylmuramoyl-L-alanyl-D-glutamate--2,6-diaminopimelate ligase: protein MKSINQILKFLDIQTLSPNNFEIELLSLDSRKSDEKSAFIALKGLSTDGNKYIDSVLAKGVSLVLTDSHEFEDHKCIFYIQNLKEKLSNLAKWFYDYKKPQNIIGITGTNGKTSISSYIAQLQKLIGQKSLLLGTNGNGIYPDLQESTHTTLDILSLYQTISYYKNYQNLVMEVSSHSLDQKRTKGLDFDIAVFSNLSHDHLDYHKTMDNYFEAKAKLFQFKSLKKAVISIDDEYGLKLCKVCNCEIVRVSLKSKNADIYIESNSIENMQTSFDLYISQKYIGTYQTCLVGEFNLMNLGLSLAALDDGSTRDQLLENISKLKPVKGRMEVIALTNGAKIIIDYAHTPDALEKVLQTLANYSPNNLWCIFGCGGNRDTTKRPIMAKIAEKYASKIVITEDNNRFENIESIFDDIKKGFNHPEKHIFIDSRENAIKYTIENSKVNDVILLAGKGHECYLDKNGIKEYFDEREVIAKYNF, encoded by the coding sequence ATGAAAAGTATAAATCAAATATTAAAATTTCTAGATATTCAAACTTTATCTCCAAATAATTTTGAAATTGAATTGCTATCTTTAGATAGTCGTAAATCTGATGAAAAATCGGCATTTATAGCTCTCAAAGGACTATCAACCGATGGTAATAAATATATTGATAGTGTTTTAGCTAAAGGTGTCAGTTTAGTATTAACAGATAGTCATGAATTTGAAGATCATAAATGTATTTTCTATATTCAAAATTTAAAAGAGAAGCTATCGAATCTTGCTAAATGGTTTTATGATTATAAAAAACCTCAAAATATAATTGGCATAACAGGCACAAATGGTAAAACATCAATTTCTAGTTATATTGCACAATTGCAAAAATTAATTGGTCAAAAATCATTATTACTAGGTACAAATGGCAATGGGATTTATCCAGATCTACAAGAGAGTACCCATACGACATTAGATATATTATCTTTATATCAAACTATTTCATATTATAAGAATTATCAAAATCTTGTTATGGAAGTATCTTCTCATTCATTGGATCAAAAGCGCACCAAAGGTTTAGATTTTGATATTGCCGTATTTAGTAATCTTAGTCATGATCATCTTGATTATCATAAGACTATGGATAATTATTTTGAGGCTAAAGCAAAATTGTTTCAGTTTAAAAGCCTTAAAAAAGCTGTAATAAGTATAGATGATGAATATGGTCTGAAATTGTGTAAAGTTTGTAACTGTGAAATAGTAAGAGTCAGCCTAAAATCAAAAAATGCAGATATTTATATAGAGTCTAACAGTATTGAGAATATGCAAACAAGCTTTGATTTATATATTTCTCAAAAGTATATTGGTACTTATCAAACATGTTTAGTTGGCGAATTTAATCTAATGAATTTAGGTTTGAGCTTAGCGGCATTAGATGATGGCTCTACTAGAGATCAACTTCTAGAAAATATTTCTAAATTAAAACCTGTAAAAGGGCGTATGGAAGTAATCGCATTGACGAATGGTGCTAAAATCATAATTGACTATGCGCATACTCCAGATGCTTTGGAAAAGGTTTTACAAACTCTAGCTAACTATAGCCCAAATAATCTATGGTGTATTTTTGGTTGTGGTGGCAATAGGGATACTACCAAAAGACCTATAATGGCTAAAATAGCTGAAAAGTATGCTAGTAAAATAGTCATTACTGAAGATAATAATCGTTTTGAAAATATTGAAAGTATTTTTGATGATATCAAAAAAGGTTTTAATCATCCTGAAAAGCATATTTTTATTGATAGCAGAGAAAATGCTATCAAATATACTATTGAAAACTCGAAAGTTAACGATGTTATTCTATTAGCTGGCAAAGGACATGAGTGCTATCTTGATAAAAATGGTATTAAAGAGTATTTTGATGAGCGAGAGGTTATCGCTAAGTATAATTTTTAA
- a CDS encoding HD domain-containing protein encodes MTNLEKKISFIQEIDKLKGIYRRALIKCDNNRRENTAEHSWRVALMGVILQEYAGEELDYAKSAKNAIDP; translated from the coding sequence ATGACAAATTTAGAAAAGAAAATAAGTTTTATCCAAGAGATAGACAAACTAAAAGGTATATATCGTAGAGCATTGATAAAATGTGATAATAATCGTAGAGAGAATACAGCAGAACATAGTTGGCGCGTAGCTCTTATGGGCGTTATATTACAAGAATATGCAGGTGAAGAACTTGACTATGCTAAAAGTGCTAAAAATGCTATTGATCCATGA
- a CDS encoding UDP-N-acetylmuramoyl-tripeptide--D-alanyl-D-alanine ligase, giving the protein MIKSLKQLATQAGLEYIGEEVSIQTVSINSNEVNQDALFVAIVANRDGHEFIPSAIANGAKALLVSKKQDIDIPQVVCGNTIKGLRALAKEHRKSLKMPIISLTGSCGKTTVKEMIVTLLGGKKVHFTQGNFNNYLGVPMTVLETPQDVDFAVIETGTSVEDEIKAAAEIIQPNVAMITNVSASHLENLKTLDGVMIEKGELLKALTKNGYCIVNLDDERIPVYAEKLNCKKITCSMSNQDADIIILDYQVTPELYDVKIRIFDKEYNYQLLNIGKHNLSNSMLAIASVVAAGLEPNDFLQNTQNIKNYKGRFSTEKLNDKLTLVDDTYNASTGAVQAAMADLAEFDGKKVIAITSMRELGDEAENYHRKMGQWLNKANFDNIFLFGEKNLIKFVLEEYKGLNAKYYYDKQQLNDDLLKVLDGYKSQNTKLTVKGARSFKMEEVVKFVKENL; this is encoded by the coding sequence ATGATCAAATCACTAAAACAATTAGCAACACAAGCTGGCTTAGAATACATCGGTGAAGAAGTATCAATTCAAACAGTTAGCATTAATTCTAATGAGGTAAATCAAGATGCTTTATTTGTTGCGATTGTAGCTAATCGTGACGGGCATGAGTTTATCCCGAGTGCCATTGCTAATGGAGCAAAAGCATTGTTGGTTTCAAAGAAACAAGATATAGATATCCCTCAAGTAGTTTGTGGTAATACTATCAAGGGACTACGAGCATTAGCAAAAGAGCATCGTAAGTCTCTAAAAATGCCTATTATTTCGCTAACAGGTAGCTGTGGTAAAACAACGGTTAAAGAAATGATTGTAACTCTACTTGGTGGTAAAAAAGTACATTTTACGCAGGGTAATTTCAACAACTATCTTGGTGTGCCTATGACAGTTTTAGAAACTCCACAGGATGTCGATTTTGCTGTGATTGAAACTGGTACAAGTGTTGAGGATGAAATAAAAGCTGCTGCTGAAATTATCCAGCCTAATGTTGCGATGATTACAAATGTTAGCGCTAGTCATTTAGAGAATCTTAAAACACTAGATGGTGTAATGATAGAGAAAGGAGAGCTTCTTAAAGCTTTAACTAAAAATGGCTATTGTATTGTGAATCTTGATGATGAAAGGATACCTGTGTATGCGGAGAAATTAAATTGTAAGAAAATCACTTGTTCAATGAGTAATCAAGATGCAGATATCATCATCTTAGATTATCAGGTTACGCCAGAGTTATACGATGTTAAGATTAGAATCTTTGACAAAGAATATAACTATCAGTTGCTAAATATTGGTAAGCATAATTTGTCTAATAGTATGCTTGCGATAGCTAGTGTGGTTGCTGCAGGACTAGAGCCAAATGACTTTTTACAAAATACTCAAAACATCAAAAACTATAAAGGTAGATTCTCAACTGAAAAACTAAATGATAAGTTAACTCTTGTAGATGATACATATAATGCTAGTACTGGTGCTGTCCAAGCTGCTATGGCAGATTTAGCTGAATTTGATGGTAAAAAAGTTATAGCAATTACCTCAATGAGAGAATTAGGTGATGAGGCAGAAAACTATCATCGCAAAATGGGGCAGTGGCTCAATAAAGCAAATTTCGATAATATATTTTTATTTGGCGAAAAAAATTTAATAAAGTTTGTCTTAGAAGAGTATAAAGGTTTAAATGCTAAATACTATTATGATAAGCAACAGCTAAATGATGATCTATTAAAAGTACTTGATGGGTACAAATCTCAAAATACTAAACTTACTGTCAAAGGAGCTAGAAGCTTTAAGATGGAAGAAGTTGTCAAATTTGTTAAGGAAAACTTATAA
- the asd gene encoding aspartate-semialdehyde dehydrogenase encodes MLKVGFIGWRGMVGSVLMSRMVESNDFDDIMPIFFSTSQAGQQPSGFMKKYGVLQDAYSIDELAKMDILLSCQGGEYTKEIHSKLRASGWQGFWIDAASTLRLENKSTLVLDPLNHGQIINAIDSGKKDFIGSNCTVSLMSLAIAGLLKEDLVEWVNSSTYQAISGSGAAAMQELLQQADLLSKADDINADILTREKTLRELSKDSSKIPQQKTVQTLAYNLLPWIDIGMPSGQTKEEYKAATELNKILDTKKAIPVDGVCVRVPSLRSHSQALTVKLRQKLTIEEIKQKISQGNEWVKVIDNNKENTLKYLTPQATSGTLDIAIGRIKSSLLADDIFHCFTVGDQLLWGAAEPLRRVLNIIKNKI; translated from the coding sequence ATGCTTAAAGTTGGTTTTATTGGTTGGCGTGGAATGGTTGGCTCAGTTTTGATGTCTCGCATGGTTGAATCGAATGATTTTGATGATATCATGCCAATATTTTTTTCAACATCTCAAGCAGGACAACAGCCTTCAGGATTTATGAAAAAATATGGAGTATTACAAGATGCCTACAGTATCGACGAATTAGCTAAAATGGATATACTTCTAAGCTGTCAAGGTGGTGAATATACCAAAGAAATTCACTCTAAGTTGAGAGCATCTGGTTGGCAAGGTTTTTGGATAGATGCTGCATCTACACTACGTCTAGAGAATAAAAGTACCCTAGTACTAGATCCGTTAAATCATGGGCAAATAATCAACGCTATTGATAGTGGTAAAAAAGACTTTATTGGTAGTAACTGTACTGTTAGTTTAATGTCTCTAGCAATCGCTGGACTACTCAAGGAAGATCTCGTTGAATGGGTTAACTCTAGTACTTACCAAGCGATATCAGGCTCTGGTGCTGCAGCAATGCAAGAACTTCTCCAACAAGCTGACCTTTTGAGTAAAGCTGATGATATAAATGCAGATATTTTAACAAGAGAAAAAACTCTAAGAGAACTATCTAAAGACTCTTCAAAAATCCCTCAACAAAAAACTGTACAAACTTTGGCTTATAATCTACTGCCTTGGATAGATATTGGTATGCCAAGTGGACAAACAAAAGAAGAGTATAAAGCTGCTACAGAACTAAACAAAATTTTAGATACTAAAAAAGCAATCCCTGTTGATGGCGTATGTGTTAGAGTTCCTAGCCTAAGATCACACTCACAAGCTTTGACAGTCAAACTAAGACAGAAATTAACAATTGAAGAAATTAAGCAGAAAATATCTCAAGGTAATGAGTGGGTTAAAGTAATAGATAATAACAAAGAAAATACTCTTAAGTATCTAACACCTCAAGCAACTTCTGGAACTCTTGATATCGCTATAGGTCGTATCAAATCATCTCTATTAGCTGATGATATATTTCATTGTTTCACAGTAGGAGATCAGCTACTATGGGGAGCTGCAGAACCACTAAGAAGAGTTTTAAATATTATTAAAAATAAAATCTAA
- the thrA gene encoding bifunctional aspartate kinase/homoserine dehydrogenase I, whose product MIVHKFGGSSLASAEKIKNVSNIISCVDEAVVVSASAKTTSNLQKAIDQAIESQDYSETLNFIFEHHSSILEELVPSDDLLQQSILEDLKNIEHILSTIAITGFCADSLRFFILGFGEIWSAKILTLYLQSKGKKSYFIDASLCLIVNDCSYSVTVDWQKSLELLESIKNDNLADVYIITGFIAQNRLGKRTILGLNCSDYSAAIFAKLLQADKLYIWTDVAGVYSANPQVVLEAKPLTQLTYKEALDLAYFGASVVHPLTIAPMALERTPIYIKSSYSPNEVGTKISADKDENQGIIKGLTSVSNVAIVRVQGAGMIGVSGISFKVFGALEKAEVSVMMISQASSEYSICFAIDSVNADKATEVLRQEFANEIKSNLIEEIVVHKHHALITAVGEGMKSKTGSLAKLVNSLKLANINIHAIAQGSSERSVTFAVKAEDEIRGVQAMHRHYNSDSDDIAIALIGAGNIGKAFIKQVKKTYEKWYAKGINLVLVGATNSKQMCVSYENLLFENIDNLLNENTEQVSLERLAEFMSHASSTKKIVIDATASENVSKNYSNFLKNGISVITPNKYANSGNYEFYQELRKVAKQNGTSFLYETNVCAGLPLIVTLQNMVQSGDHVSTIKGIFSGTLSYLFTQLNNGVIFSDAVKMAYDAGYTEPDPRQDLSGMDVARKTVILAREIGLNIGLNDLVIENLVPEELRECSVEEFFAKLLAFNEQIMQQIADKKKDLAGVHYVGSIVNGVANVGIQAYDESSPFANVKGTDNIVMINTDRYTQPMVIQGAGAGVEVTAAGVYADVITVIREK is encoded by the coding sequence ATGATAGTACATAAATTTGGTGGTAGTAGTTTAGCATCAGCTGAGAAAATTAAAAATGTTTCGAATATAATTAGTTGTGTCGATGAAGCGGTGGTAGTTTCTGCATCAGCAAAAACTACTAGTAATTTACAAAAAGCTATAGATCAAGCGATTGAATCTCAAGATTATAGTGAAACACTTAATTTTATTTTTGAGCATCATAGTTCGATACTTGAGGAATTAGTTCCTTCAGATGATTTATTGCAACAGTCAATCTTAGAAGATTTAAAAAATATCGAACATATTTTAAGTACTATTGCTATTACAGGGTTTTGCGCAGATAGCTTAAGATTTTTCATACTAGGGTTTGGAGAAATCTGGTCAGCTAAAATTCTTACACTATATTTGCAATCAAAAGGTAAGAAATCTTACTTCATAGACGCATCACTATGTTTGATTGTAAATGATTGTAGCTATTCTGTTACAGTTGACTGGCAAAAAAGTTTAGAGCTACTTGAGTCTATCAAAAATGATAATCTAGCAGATGTATACATAATAACTGGCTTTATTGCTCAAAATAGACTAGGCAAAAGAACTATATTAGGTTTGAATTGTAGTGATTACTCAGCGGCTATTTTTGCCAAGTTGTTACAAGCAGATAAATTATATATTTGGACAGATGTGGCTGGTGTATATAGTGCTAATCCACAAGTAGTTCTAGAAGCAAAACCTCTTACTCAATTAACATATAAAGAAGCTCTTGATCTTGCATATTTTGGTGCATCTGTAGTACATCCTTTAACTATCGCTCCTATGGCTCTAGAAAGAACACCAATCTATATTAAGAGTAGTTATTCCCCAAATGAAGTTGGTACTAAGATTAGTGCAGATAAAGATGAAAACCAAGGAATTATCAAAGGTCTAACAAGCGTCTCAAATGTTGCGATTGTACGTGTGCAAGGTGCTGGTATGATTGGTGTATCAGGAATATCATTTAAAGTATTCGGAGCGTTAGAGAAGGCAGAAGTGTCAGTAATGATGATATCTCAGGCTAGTTCTGAGTACTCGATCTGTTTTGCTATAGATAGTGTCAACGCTGACAAAGCAACTGAAGTTCTTAGACAAGAGTTTGCAAATGAGATAAAGAGTAATCTTATCGAAGAAATAGTTGTTCATAAACATCATGCTTTGATTACAGCTGTTGGTGAGGGTATGAAGTCTAAGACTGGATCGCTAGCAAAATTAGTAAATTCACTTAAATTAGCAAATATCAATATACATGCTATTGCTCAAGGATCATCAGAAAGAAGTGTTACATTTGCTGTAAAAGCGGAAGATGAGATACGTGGCGTACAAGCTATGCATCGTCACTATAATTCTGATAGTGATGATATAGCAATTGCTCTTATTGGAGCTGGAAATATTGGTAAGGCATTTATTAAACAAGTCAAAAAAACTTATGAAAAATGGTATGCAAAAGGCATTAATTTAGTATTAGTCGGAGCTACTAATTCAAAGCAAATGTGTGTTTCTTATGAGAATTTATTATTTGAAAATATAGATAATCTACTTAATGAGAATACAGAGCAAGTTAGTCTAGAGAGGTTGGCTGAATTTATGTCACATGCTTCATCTACCAAAAAAATTGTTATTGATGCTACAGCAAGTGAAAATGTTTCGAAAAATTATAGCAATTTCTTAAAGAATGGAATAAGCGTAATTACTCCTAATAAATATGCAAATTCAGGAAACTATGAGTTTTATCAAGAGCTTAGAAAAGTCGCTAAGCAAAATGGTACTAGTTTCCTATATGAAACAAACGTTTGTGCTGGTCTTCCTCTCATAGTTACATTACAAAACATGGTTCAAAGTGGTGATCATGTTAGTACTATAAAAGGAATTTTCTCAGGAACTTTAAGCTATTTGTTCACTCAGTTAAATAATGGTGTAATTTTCTCAGATGCAGTTAAAATGGCTTATGATGCTGGATATACAGAGCCAGATCCAAGACAAGATTTATCAGGTATGGATGTGGCAAGAAAGACGGTGATCTTAGCTAGAGAAATAGGTCTAAATATAGGCTTGAATGACTTGGTTATCGAAAATTTAGTACCTGAAGAGTTGCGTGAATGTAGTGTAGAAGAGTTCTTCGCAAAACTTCTAGCATTCAATGAGCAAATAATGCAACAGATTGCAGACAAAAAGAAAGATCTTGCTGGGGTGCATTATGTTGGATCTATCGTTAATGGTGTTGCAAATGTAGGTATCCAAGCTTATGATGAATCTAGTCCTTTTGCAAATGTGAAAGGTACTGATAATATCGTGATGATAAATACAGATAGATATACTCAACCTATGGTTATCCAAGGTGCTGGTGCTGGTGTTGAGGTAACAGCAGCGGGTGTATATGCTGATGTTATAACTGTGATAAGAGAAAAGTAG
- a CDS encoding homoserine kinase, translated as MKLANIKSAKAFAPATSANFAVGYDLLGFAINGVGDTVELIKRDDTELVIKQISGAAGADKLLFDTDRNVATAVIKKFLADKNIRLGFDVYIQKGITLGSGMGGSAASSVAALVAMNAFFETPYSYNDLIDYAIYGESLISGSFHGDNAVPCMFGGLVLLQSSKPCKKIDLPIVDCNVVIVCPNLSIETKKARELLKEPYDLSTIVEHSACLAATISALYTQDIELLSESLKDILIEPRRFKLIIGFYDVQKAAYDAGAIACGISGSGPTMFALVKKQDDANVVAKAMQDKFKEFNLKSNSWISAMSGKGAYILEKK; from the coding sequence ATGAAATTAGCTAATATTAAATCAGCTAAAGCATTTGCTCCAGCAACTAGTGCAAATTTTGCAGTTGGTTATGATTTGCTAGGTTTTGCTATCAATGGGGTAGGAGATACTGTAGAACTTATCAAAAGAGATGATACTGAGCTGGTTATCAAGCAAATTAGTGGTGCCGCAGGTGCAGATAAGTTACTTTTTGATACAGATAGAAATGTTGCTACAGCTGTAATCAAAAAGTTTCTAGCAGACAAGAATATTAGACTAGGTTTTGATGTTTATATACAAAAAGGTATAACACTAGGCTCTGGTATGGGTGGTTCAGCAGCTTCTTCTGTTGCAGCGCTAGTCGCGATGAATGCTTTTTTTGAAACTCCTTATAGCTATAATGATTTAATTGACTATGCTATCTATGGCGAGAGTTTGATATCAGGATCATTTCATGGTGACAATGCGGTGCCATGTATGTTTGGTGGACTGGTATTATTACAAAGTTCAAAACCATGTAAAAAAATAGATTTACCAATTGTAGACTGTAATGTAGTTATAGTTTGTCCTAACTTGTCAATTGAGACAAAAAAGGCGCGCGAGCTTTTGAAAGAGCCTTATGATTTATCTACAATAGTTGAACATAGTGCATGCTTAGCAGCTACAATAAGTGCTTTATACACACAAGATATTGAATTGTTGAGTGAAAGTCTAAAAGATATATTGATTGAACCAAGAAGATTTAAATTAATCATAGGATTTTATGATGTACAGAAAGCTGCTTATGATGCAGGTGCGATAGCTTGTGGTATATCAGGATCAGGACCAACAATGTTTGCACTTGTGAAAAAACAAGATGATGCGAATGTTGTTGCTAAAGCAATGCAGGATAAATTTAAAGAATTTAACCTTAAGTCAAATAGCTGGATAAGTGCTATGAGTGGCAAAGGTGCATACATATTAGAGAAAAAATAA
- the thrC gene encoding threonine synthase: MNFISTRDKNIKVSLSEAMQFGLALDGGLFVSERFPTVDWQSFAKDISYAEFAVNTLREFFKGDQLEASLDKICNNAFTFDVPVKRLDKTTSVLELFHGPTLSFKDFGARFLANCLSSIDSEKPFTILVATSGDTGSAVAAAFHGKVNIRVIVMFPEGKISKRQEKQITCWGDNIQAVEVEGVFDDCQSLVKEAFKTPWWTERTKLNTSNSINIGRLLPQSTYYAYTSWQHYLQTGEKANYIVPSGNIGNITAAFWAKQMGFPIDEISMSLNANDIVIDYLNTGEFNPRASVETLANAMDVGNPSNFERLLYLLGGYENFKANVKAVCVSDFEIIEEIKQVYRQYNEVVCPHTATGFVAKNQLDANKDYIIVATAHPAKFESVIEPILDIQVPATPALQKLLDKEQHKVEINKSMDELCEVYAKAFEA; encoded by the coding sequence ATGAATTTTATTAGTACAAGAGATAAAAATATCAAAGTTTCATTGAGTGAGGCAATGCAATTTGGATTAGCTCTAGATGGAGGACTATTTGTGTCAGAGAGATTTCCAACAGTTGATTGGCAGAGTTTTGCCAAAGATATCAGCTATGCTGAATTTGCTGTAAATACTTTGAGAGAGTTCTTTAAAGGAGATCAGCTTGAAGCTTCTTTAGACAAGATTTGTAATAATGCTTTTACATTTGATGTGCCAGTTAAGCGCTTGGATAAAACTACATCTGTTTTAGAGCTTTTTCATGGACCAACTTTATCTTTTAAGGATTTTGGTGCGAGATTTTTAGCAAATTGTTTGAGTTCTATAGATAGTGAGAAGCCATTTACAATTTTAGTAGCAACTTCTGGCGATACAGGTTCTGCAGTAGCAGCAGCTTTTCATGGTAAGGTTAATATTCGTGTTATAGTGATGTTCCCTGAAGGTAAAATTTCTAAAAGACAAGAAAAGCAAATAACTTGTTGGGGCGATAATATCCAAGCTGTTGAAGTTGAAGGAGTTTTTGATGACTGTCAAAGTTTAGTTAAAGAAGCTTTTAAGACACCTTGGTGGACAGAAAGAACGAAACTAAATACATCTAATAGTATTAATATTGGTAGATTACTACCACAATCTACTTACTATGCTTATACATCATGGCAGCATTATTTACAGACTGGAGAGAAAGCAAACTACATAGTTCCATCTGGTAATATTGGTAATATCACAGCTGCTTTTTGGGCTAAACAAATGGGCTTCCCAATAGATGAGATATCTATGAGTCTAAATGCAAATGATATAGTTATAGATTACTTAAATACTGGAGAATTTAACCCAAGAGCAAGTGTTGAGACATTGGCAAATGCAATGGATGTTGGTAATCCGAGTAATTTTGAAAGACTTTTGTACTTATTGGGTGGTTATGAGAATTTCAAAGCTAATGTTAAAGCGGTATGCGTTTCTGATTTTGAAATCATAGAAGAAATTAAGCAGGTCTATCGTCAGTATAATGAAGTCGTTTGTCCACACACTGCAACAGGTTTTGTAGCAAAAAACCAGCTTGATGCTAATAAGGATTATATAATAGTAGCGACTGCACATCCTGCTAAATTTGAGAGCGTAATAGAGCCAATATTAGATATACAGGTTCCAGCTACGCCAGCGTTACAGAAGCTACTAGACAAAGAGCAACATAAGGTAGAGATAAATAAGTCTATGGATGAACTTTGTGAGGTTTATGCAAAAGCTTTTGAAGCTTAA
- a CDS encoding MFS transporter, with amino-acid sequence MFKNRLLVFAIALICGSFLTTESYLWYIITFAVATGFILSQVSCYTLIAKLAPKDRLGEYMRWLNMFFSFPQLIILICGGLLIDSNLSPYLYWIAGVILIIGFIVVTQIKSKNS; translated from the coding sequence ATATTCAAAAACAGACTATTAGTATTTGCTATTGCATTAATATGTGGATCTTTTTTAACTACAGAAAGCTATCTTTGGTATATTATCACATTCGCAGTTGCTACAGGATTTATTCTATCTCAAGTATCTTGCTATACATTGATAGCTAAACTAGCTCCTAAAGATAGGCTTGGTGAATATATGAGATGGTTAAATATGTTTTTCTCATTTCCTCAACTAATTATTCTTATATGTGGTGGATTACTTATAGATAGTAATTTATCACCATATTTATATTGGATAGCTGGAGTTATTTTGATAATAGGATTTATTGTAGTTACTCAGATTAAATCAAAGAATTCTTAA
- a CDS encoding MFS transporter, translating to MKYNIRRWNPFLISIPDIGIGMYWSLTGTIGSWIVYQHTDSSLLAGFLLSMDVFTGLFMQTLSGIVSDKTSPSTFLGKRTTWLLIGLISTCIFQMLWPFAPNYICLFVIAFCTYASINFFQGPYYTMVVEVVDRDQIPFATLLARTTAQIGTIIIRLVGAMIWNMGGAFLSCIVVCLLLIVPTIAIIPFIVKERPENQMASAFKLSFDIFSNRNINLLFLATFCMLTGFGAFMPLMGGYINHYLGFSKDFSAALVMFFGTGSVIVGILATTIINLIRG from the coding sequence ATGAAATACAATATCCGTCGTTGGAATCCTTTTTTAATTTCAATACCCGATATTGGAATTGGAATGTACTGGTCATTAACTGGAACCATTGGATCATGGATAGTATACCAACATACAGACTCATCTTTACTAGCTGGATTTTTGTTATCCATGGATGTATTCACTGGTTTATTTATGCAGACGCTATCAGGTATTGTTTCTGACAAAACTTCCCCAAGCACCTTTCTTGGAAAAAGAACAACTTGGCTATTAATAGGACTTATAAGCACATGTATCTTTCAAATGTTATGGCCTTTTGCTCCTAATTATATTTGTTTATTTGTAATAGCATTCTGTACATACGCAAGTATAAACTTCTTTCAAGGACCTTACTACACAATGGTTGTAGAAGTTGTTGATCGTGATCAAATTCCTTTTGCTACATTACTAGCTAGGACTACAGCACAAATAGGAACAATAATTATTAGGCTCGTTGGAGCAATGATCTGGAACATGGGTGGTGCTTTTCTTAGCTGTATTGTTGTATGCTTACTCTTAATAGTTCCTACTATAGCTATAATACCTTTTATAGTTAAAGAAAGACCTGAAAATCAGATGGCGTCTGCTTTTAAACTAAGCTTTGATATATTCAGCAATAGAAATATTAATCTGCTATTTTTGGCTACTTTCTGTATGCTAACCGGATTTGGTGCTTTTATGCCTCTAATGGGCGGATATATCAACCACTACTTAGGTTTTAGTAAAGACTTTTCAGCAGCATTAGTAATGTTTTTTGGGACAGGCTCTGTTATTGTTGGAATACTAGCAACAACTATTATTAATCTAATAAGGGGTTGA